The Oncorhynchus clarkii lewisi isolate Uvic-CL-2024 chromosome 20, UVic_Ocla_1.0, whole genome shotgun sequence nucleotide sequence caaagttgtggcaaaatggcttaaggacaacagtcaaagtattggagtggccatcacaaaaccctgacctcaagcctatatacaatttgtggacagaactgaaaaagcgtgtgtgagcaaggaggcctacaaacctgactcagttacaccagctctgtcaggaggaatgggccaaaattcacccaatttattgtgggaagcttgtggaaggctacctgaatcgtttgacccaagttaaacaatttaaaggcaatgctaccaaatactaattgagtgtatgtcaacttttgacccactgggaatgtgatgaaagaaatataagctgaaatcattctctctactattattctgacatttcacattcttaaaataaagtggtgatcctaactgacctaagacatggaatttttactagaattaaatgtcaggaattgaaaaactgcgtttaaatgtatttggctaaggtgtatgtaaacttccgacttcaactgtacctcccAGCATAACATCAATTTTTCTCCCCTTGATTTACTTTGGAGTCTGTGTTATTGGAGAATGACAACTACTAACACTCAGGACAGGTTATAGCCAAGCctttgtaacggatgtgaaacggctagtttagttagcggtggtgcagcgctaaatagcgtttcaatcggtgacgtcacttgctctgagaccttgaagtagtagttccccttgctgtGCAAGGGCcgaggcttttgtggagcgatgggtaacgatgcttcgagggtgactgttgttgatgtgtgcagagggtccctggttcgagcccgggtatgggcgaggggacggtttaaagttatactgttacaccttaACCAACATTTTGTTTTGTCTCATTTATTGATATAGATATAGCCTCTGTGTGATGGGGTTGTGCAACGCAAATGGCTATAACAAGCCTACCTACCAAGTGGAATTCACTAATACAACAATCAAAATGTCTAATATAAGGCCTACACTCCGTGCTCTTAAAATCTGTGAAAAATCTTAAAACCGCCACGCAGCTATAAATATGTATTATGCAATTATATGGCAATTATATAACACAACAGCATGGCATATTTAGAGAACGGAATAGGCCTAGCCTAAATCATATTTACATTCTATTTTGCAGCTCAGGCGGTTATTCTAGACAAGGTTTTTCTTTGTATTTATCATTCTCGCACAAGTAATTTGCTGAAGTCCCAAGCCTATACTACGTAATCTACTTGTATAACGTTGTTATTGAATGCAGTTCTAAAACAAGTTCTAGACTTTTATTTTGGAAATGAAACCTGAAGCTGCAAAGCAACTAACATCTGGGCTAGAGTTGCTTGATTGACGAGCTACATTCAGTTCATGTTCTTTGCAGATGCCACATTACTGACAAAAGATTGTACGCATAAAAAAAATATCTGTAACCGTGTAAAGTAAGAATTGAAAAGTGTAAATGTTCATTCATAGTCGTAACACAGGTTTTGTACATTTACAGATCAATTGTAACGTTTACATTTCATGTTTCAGACATGGCTTTTTTTACTATCTTAACAATTTATGTATGGATTTTCTTATGATCCTAATGATATGTACGTTCAATCTTTTGGCAAGTATCTGGCTCTATACCCACCATCCTAACACACTCCTTGTTGTCTTAGGAACACCTGTTGAAAGAGGGCTTGGCATGGTTGGACTCCCAAGCTTCTGGAGAGCCACAGTATTGGCTGCCAGCCCTCTTCTCGGAGTTGACTTCCCTTGATGTCACACCTGAAGAGGCCAATCAGATGACGCCTTAAGAAAAATTGGTTTTTGGCTGTAGACTTTGATGAACAATGTGTGCATGTTGCAAATGTCCTGAATTGTAATGGGGTGTATATAACCAAGGGTAGGTACACATCATCTTGCTTCCCATCAGTGATTGTGGTGATGAAAACTAGGTTAAATGTTATGTTTTCTGTGGCAGTTGTCAATCATGGATTTGTTATACAGTTTCATTCTATGCAATGACCTTTTATTAAAACAGAGTAATTCTTTGCATATTGCATTCATGATACAAAACATTGTGTACTTCCATGACGACACAACTGTGAAGACAACTTTATTTGTTGCTTCCCACATGAATCCCATTTGAACCATTTCATTTTCAGATGGCATCATTTGACCATTAATCGTTTGACTCTATTATGCAACACGTTATGCATGCAGGAGGTTTAAGGGCAGAAAGTCAGTATAGTTTAATTACTCAAAGTAAACAGTTCAGCAGAGATTATAACGGAGTAAATATGGGTAACCATTAAATAGCAAAGCAATACATTCCTATCACCCAGCAATGGAGGCAAATTCTACTCCAAGACCAAAATGAAGTGCCATCAAACAAATATCTTATATGGTATGATACATTTCAGGCGAAATAAATTAGCTACGGATTTACCAGACATTTAATTCTTAACTTATTTGACCAGGTAGGAGGACATTTACAGTAATGAACAAGGGACTATAAATGTTTTTTATATAATATCCTGAATTGGTTGTTAGCCCAtatttattccccccccccatACTAAATAATTAGTAGAGTATCAGCTTTTTTTATGAGTAGTCAACTCACAAACAACTCTCTGGGTTGTGAGGAAGTAGCATCTCTACACCTCATGGCTGTAGACGTGGTCTTCATATAAAGCCTGTTCCATTCCGTCACAGATGAGCATGCAGAAGGGGCACACTCTGTGGCTGTGCTCGTGCAGCTCCAGCTCGTCCTGGGTGATGCCAGGGAAGGACTCATGGCAGTGACGACACTCCAAGGACAACTATGGGACAGGCACAGGTCTTAAGTGGTAATAATATTGTATCTAGACTGGATCGCGTTAACTATACCGTCGGACAGAAATGATTGTGGATAGAGCAGTATGAAATCAACCCTTCGATCCCAAATCACTTGTGTATGTTGTTGTAATCTGTATTAATACCATGTGTATCATAGGAATGACTTGACATACCTCTTCCTCCAGGTTTGTAGCCGTGCCTGCAAACAGAATCGTATTTCAGTCATAATTGAACGTGTTATTTTTTCAAGGTGTGTCTGTGAGGCACAAGTGGTGTTCGTTTAGGAATATTTTGGTGAGGCTTCCCAATAGCTGGATAATTGGGATTACCTGGGGTTTCATATGGGTCCTTATTGGGGGTAGGGTCAGTTGAAGAGCCATAAGGGTTGGGATGCTGCATGGGCACTGGAGCAGCCTGGACGTCATCAAATTCCTTGCGAAGTCTTTCAATATCTCTTTTGAGATCCTGCCAGACGGAATACATTGGAAAAATCTCAAGGTAAGCAAATGTCCCTAATTTTAttgtaaagtaaataattcaatGACTAGTAAATAGTAgtacaattcataaaaatcaccTGATTCTCTCTGGACAACTCCTCTTTCTCTACTTTAGCGATCTCTGCCATGTTTTCTTTCTCCTCAATGATTTCGTTTAACTCTGAAAGTTGCATCTGAGAGGAGAAAGCGGGCAACTTGTGATCAGCCAAGAAAACAAGGTTAGTGTGTTCTCTGTTCATTTCTTCTCACGGGTCAACTAACTTCATAGAACAAACAACATTGGTTAGCAAAAATCGGCACTGGATTGGAAAATTCAATAGTGTAAGATTCTTAAAGCACCTCTAGTTTGCTGCTCTTCTGCTTTGTCTGATCAGACGTCATGGCCGTGCTCTCCATGCACTCCTTGAGCTCCTCCAGTTCCCTTTCTGCTTGCTCTGCACGTTTGCGGGTATTGTTGGAAGCCTGCAACTCCTTGTGCAACAGTGTCTGAGCCTCCTCCAGCTGACCAAGAAGGGCTTGGTATTGCTCCTGTAGACACACCAAGACTACAGTATTACATTGCATAATGGTGTGTAGGGGGAAGGACATTTAGCAACTTGCTCACACCTTCCAATCACTGTCCACCATCTGCAgtggctgctgctcctgctctGACAGGCTTCTACGTAATGCCTTGTTCCCAGTCTTCAGGTCCTGTAGATCATGTGTGACACCACACACTCTGTGCAGCGCTGCAGAAagcttctccttctctttctcactgcTCTGGAGATCCACCTGGAAAGGGTCATGAGGTTATATTATTGTTTTTCTCCAATCAAAAGAAAGCACTCTGACATTGAATGAATTGGCCAAAAGTCTTTTAAAGAGTTTCCGTTACAGGTATTCCTTCACATTTGATTACTTTGCGGAGTTTGCTGACCTGTAGAAGCTGAATATGATCCTTCAGTTTGTGGGACTCCTGCTCAGATTCTTTGAGCCTTGGGCTCAGCCTATTTACACAGACACAAGGCCAcaaggtgtaaaaaaaaagatCCTAAAAGTGATATGACTGGAAAGGTATTGGACTAGATCGCTATGTCCCCATGAATGACTTGAGACAAGAATGACTCACGGTGCAATTTCCACACTTTGGACCTCAATCTGTCCTTTCAACTCCTTTCGCTCCTTCTTCAGCTGTTTGATCTTGATCAGCGCTTGTTCATATTTCTCACAAATAGTTGTCAGAGACTGCAGTCATTTGTGAAAATAAATGGGAAGTTACATACATGGCAAGGAGACAGAGAACGTGTGGGGACAAAGAATAGAAGTAGCATTGAAAGAAATCTATATTTATTGTATACATACAGCTGTCACATGTTTTGACACTATATTCACCAAATATGTTTCATGAATAGGGGTCAGAGACTGGAGCCATTCGTGGAAAGAAACAGTGAGAAAcaagacaaggagacagagagaaagtgggaaaaaAATTGGTTGTTGCATTGAAAAGCATTGATGGTATTCAGCAGTATAGCCTATAGCTGTCAGATtggatgctttttttttttactactaaGGATTAGCTGTAGTAGTACTGGTAGTTTAGTAGTCCAAAATGGGAAAATGGTTTGCGACAGctacctcctgtcctctctgtgatTCATCCATTGATTTGGCATTCTGCGCCAGTTCTTCATGCTCTCTAGTATTCtgttgctgctgctccagtttgcTCACTAACTGTACCAGTTCCTCTTTGGATTCCTACAGAAACAATATACAATTCATCACCCTCTCAACCTGATTAGGGGCTAGAAAGAAGACAGCTGTTGGAACAAACGACTTGGAAACAAGCCTTAAGGTGGTCAACCTCTTGCTGTTGCTCCTTTAGGGCAGAACACTTCTTCTCTTTCTTACTGCTCTGGAAATATCATGAAAATCTATGGTTGGATTGTCTTGAGTTTCACATTTTAAAACGCTGTGGGTTACAGGCATTTGTTCACATTATATTACTTTGCTGGTTGTGCAGACCTGTAAAAGCTGAATGTGAGCCTTCAGTCTGTGTGACTCCCGCTCAGCCTGTATACACAGGAGCATAGGGAACCACATCAAAGTGACACAATTGTCAAAACATTCGTAAACCAGATGATATCATGAGAGAATATTTGATTTTAAAATCACTAGAGCGGTGTTCTGAAGGGGAGACTATGTTGCCATGCATTGAATGGATTGCTCCAGACAAGAATGACTCACTGTGCGATCTCCACACTTTGGACCTCAACCTTTCCTCTTAACACCTCTCGTTCTTTCTTTAGCTGTTTGATCTTGATCAACGCTCTTTCATATTTCTCACAAATAGGGGTCAGAGACTGCAGCCATTCATGAAAAGAAATAGCAAGTTAGATACACGACCAGCAGACTGAAAATGAGGAAAACAAGTAGTAGCATTGAAAAATATTGATTGTATACATACAGCTGTCACATGTTTTGACACTAAATTCCCCAAATATTTTTCATGAATGGGGGTCAGAGACTGCAGCCATTCATGGAAAGAAACAGTTAGAAACAAGACAAGGAGACAGAAACAAGACGTGAATACAGAGAAAGTGGAGAAAGAGGTTGTTACAATGAAAAAGCATTGATGGTTTTTTAGATGCCTGCAGCTGTCATCAGATATTTTGTTACCACTGAGATACAAATTCACTCTATTAATAGAATAAGTATTACTAATCCCAAATGGGAAATTGGTTTGCAACAGttacctcctgtcctctctgtgatTCAACCAATGATTTGGCATTCTGTGCCAGTTCTTCATGCTCTCTAGTATTCTCTTGCTGTTGCTCCAGTTTGCTCACTAACTGTACCAGTTCCTTTTTGGATTCCTACAGAAATGATATACAATTCATCACCCTCTCAACCTGATTTAGGGGCTAGAAGTACAACTGCTTGTGGAAAGAAAAGACATGCAAACAAACCTTGAGGTGATCAATCTCTTGTTGCTGCTCCTTCAGGGCACATGTCAGAGTCTCATTTTGCTCTTTCAGTAGCCCCAACTCCATGGTCagctcttctttctccctctcactttTTTCCACCTGTTCCTAGATTCAGAGATGCTTAAATCATGTCCATAATCTCTTAATTTGTTTGGATAGTTCCATCTATCCATTAAGTAtactctgagtgtacaaaacattaggaacacctttctaatattgagttgcacccccttttgccctcagaacagcctcaattaatcAAGGcacggaccattcttgatacacacggaaacttgagtgtgaaaaacccagcagcgttgcagttcttgacacactaaaaccggtacacctggcacctactatcataacccgttcaaaggcacatcttttgtcttacccattcaccctctaaatggcacacatacacaatccaggtctcaaggcttaaaaaccctcctttaacctttctcctccccttcatctccactgaagtggatttaacaggtgacaacaATAAGGAatcgtagctttcacctgaattcacctggtcaatctgtcatggaaagagcaggtgttcctaatgttttgtacactcagtgttgtTCCACCAAGACAAGTTATGTTCAAAAGCATTGACGTTTCAATATGTTGTTTCTTAGTTGTCAGATGGTTGGTGATCAGTGTGTTAAAAAGACACAAAATGGACCAAATATTACCTCCTGCCCTCTGTGTGAGTCATCCATTAGTTTAGTGTTCTGTGTCAGTTCTTCATGCTTTCTTGCATTCTCAGTGTTCCCATCTGCCTGGTATAATTCCTCATTTGACAGCTTCAGAAATAATGTTACAATTCTGTTGCCTCACATTTTTATTCTCACACATGACTAGGGGCTAGAAATGACCCGCTGTTGGAACAAATAACTTGAAAACAAACCTTGAGGTGATCAATCTCTTGCTGTTGCTCTTTCAGAGCACTTCTCAGAGTCTCATTTTGTTCTTTCAGTTTCCCCAACTCCATGACCAGCTCTTCTTTCTCCCGCTCACGTTGCTCTACCTTTTCCTAGATTCAGAAATGCAAATCATGTACATACATAACCTCCTAAGGATCATTTTAGCAAAATAAATGTGTGAGGAACATCCTCACCTTGACCCAGCCACTAAGCAAGCCAAACAGAGAGTGCTGCATTTTTAAGACAAGTATTTCAAGCATGGTCTTCAAAACACAATCAATGTTAGATATGGTGTATATGGTGTATTGTACCTGAGTTATGATAACCAAGAGGTCATTTTCAAGGCTGCAGTCTGTGCTTTGTTCCCCTGGGGTTTTAAAACAGAAGGGGGTGCTGGCTCCTCTCACTTGGCCAGTGCTATCAACATAGCAGAACTGATAGAACGCTGAGTCATCCTTTGGCAAGTAGTATGCTATCAGAATCACAATATCATTGTCAGTGTAATCCCCTGCATAATATTGATCACTTTAATGTCAAATAAAAATTTAAAGTTAACATTGCCCTACATGTttcattaaaaaataataataacttgcactgaacaaaaatataaatgcaacatgtaaagtgttggtcataagctgaaataaattatcccAGAAATGACCCATGCGCACGAAAAGcttgtttctctaaaatgttgtgcacaaatctgtttacatccctgttagtgagcatttctcctttgccaagatcacAACCATGGACCATGTGTATGGTATCGTGTGggcaagtggtttgctgatgtcaacgttgtgaacagagtgctccgtggtggtggggttatggtatgggcaggcataaactacggacaataaacacaattgcattttatcgatcgCAATTTGAATTcccagagataccatgacaaaatcctgaggcccattctCGTGCCATTCATATTTCAGCATGATAGTCCCAGTTCTTccttggcctgcatactcaccagaaatgtcacccatttgagcatatttgggatgctctggatcgacgcaTGTTCCAGgccccgccaatatccagcaacttcgcacagccattgcaGAGGAGAGGGTCAACATTCCACAgggcacaatcaacagcctgaacaactctatgcgaaggagatgtgtcgcgctgtatgaggcaaatggtggtcacaccagatactgactggtattctgatccacgccactaccttatttatttttttacattttaaaagcTATCGgtgatcaacagatgcatatctgtattgccagtcatgtgaaatccatagattagggcctaatgcatttccttatgaactgtaactcagtaaaatctttgaaatagttgcatgttgcgttttatatttttgttcagtataaattgaTCACAATAATTCATATCGAAGTTAATGTCAGTGAAAAGTTTGAGGATGAAATTCACACATTACCAGTAAAAAGCACTTGTTTTCTGACTGGCTCCAGTCCTATCAGATCCAATGATGGTTCTACCCACACAAATGTGTGATAATCCTTTGTGGTGCTCCAGCCCACCTGCACAATGATACACATGATAACATATTTATGACTGACAACATATAGAGAGGCATTCCAGACTGGATATTTATTGTTTTAAGACAGGTTATTTACTTTGTGGAAATACAATCCATATCATAATGTCAGATTAAACCGATCACACATGAACAATGTTCCCTCTTAACTGCGAGTGGGTGCACAGCTTCCCGGGACTGCtgtgcagaagaaatatcagcagATGCAgagaacttcactcaactttctagagtttccccccttagttaacactatcaacgttttcctttactgtgggaattgtgatcaaATCcacgcaatattagccactttcagttcaacataccgaaacaaaacctAACTTTGCAAGGCTTAGTGTacaaaactaactatgcaagacattttgttgtaggcagaacgcatcagagtaggattctattgcattgacactcACGACTCagccgtactctacacagaccggtatGGCTTAACCAAACAGAGCTGCAGTAGtactatatgcaaatagaccattgccatatatggatctgtgccattgaCTTTGAACTGGACTATGTTTACAGCATaagcggtcgtgagtagatgtgcttgttttgagatcaaagcgagagcttcatgtagccacgtgtgcacatttgcacatatcctttgctagttagttattagcccagttatagatcatttgtagtcagcaatgggggaTTGATTTGCTCCCTAAAATAAcacaaaacgtgtacatttctaAAAGCACGTctggtaaagagctttttttgtcttaaaggggcagtgttgttttTTGAGACAGGCGTGAATAAGATAAGTAGCCAATAGatagagggtagcataatttgtctgattctctgtaataatggtatgggaataataatgcattttattttgtaaagtggtttccaGGGTTGGGAAGTAAAGGatttacatgtaagggattacaaaaaaaggTAACTGTAATCTGTTACAAGAAAACATATTGTAAttagattacagatacttttgaaaaactagattactTCGAGGAtcacttttaaattcagaaaggatccTTGTGAAAAACAATCTTTggcacttctctgttttctcaatgtcattcaaatcagcattgaaaaaaggtgcaagtttaagtttgttccacctgagtgagtGACTACTATattgacacaccaaatgtgtttgatggatggCAAGAAAAGcacaggaataggcttttgtaggctacagtccaagctatgtcttccaatggagcgactgctgtcggcatcca carries:
- the LOC139376403 gene encoding calcium-binding and coiled-coil domain-containing protein 2-like isoform X10, with product MESFETAANMELSTNFSQVVFQEIPNSYVSNVALTCCYTLTAAIQPNPRDWVGIFKVGWSTTKDYHTFVWVEPSLDLIGLEPVRKQVLFTAYYLPKDDSAFYQFCYVDSTGQVRGASTPFCFKTPGEQSTDCSLENDLLVIITQEKVEQREREKEELVMELGKLKEQNETLRSALKEQQQEIDHLKEQVEKSEREKEELTMELGLLKEQNETLTCALKEQQQEIDHLKSLTTICEKYEQALIKIKQLKKERKELKGQIEVQSVEIAPLSPRLKESEQESHKLKDHIQLLQVDLQSSEKEKEKLSAALHRVCGVTHDLQDLKTGNKALRRSLSEQEQQPLQMVDSDWKEQYQALLGQLEEAQTLLHKELQASNNTRKRAEQAERELEELKECMESTAMTSDQTKQKSSKLEMQLSELNEIIEEKENMAEIAKVEKEELSRENQDLKRDIERLRKEFDDVQAAPVPMQHPNPYGSSTDPTPNKDPYETPGTATNLEEELSLECRHCHESFPGITQDELELHEHSHRVCPFCMLICDGMEQALYEDHVYSHEV
- the LOC139376403 gene encoding calcium-binding and coiled-coil domain-containing protein 2-like isoform X8; protein product: MESFETAANMELSTNFSQVVFQEIPNSYVSNVALTCCYTLTAAIQPNPRDWVGIFKVGWSTTKDYHTFVWVEPSLDLIGLEPVRKQVLFTAYYLPKDDSAFYQFCYVDSTGQVRGASTPFCFKTPGEQSTDCSLENDLLVIITQEKVEQREREKEELVMELGKLKEQNETLRSALKEQQQEIDHLKEQVEKSEREKEELTMELGLLKEQNETLTCALKEQQQEIDHLKESKEELVQLVSKLEQQQQNTREHEELAQNAKSMDESQRGQESLTTICEKYEQALIKIKQLKKERKELKGQIEVQSVEIAPLSPRLKESEQESHKLKDHIQLLQVDLQSSEKEKEKLSAALHRVCGVTHDLQDLKTGNKALRRSLSEQEQQPLQMVDSDWKEQYQALLGQLEEAQTLLHKELQASNNTRKRAEQAERELEELKECMESTAMTSDQTKQKSSKLEMQLSELNEIIEEKENMAEIAKVEKEELSRENQDLKRDIERLRKEFDDVQAAPVPMQHPNPYGSSTDPTPNKDPYETPGTATNLEEELSLECRHCHESFPGITQDELELHEHSHRVCPFCMLICDGMEQALYEDHVYSHEV
- the LOC139376403 gene encoding calcium-binding and coiled-coil domain-containing protein 2-like isoform X3, producing the protein MESFETAANMELSTNFSQVVFQEIPNSYVSNVALTCCYTLTAAIQPNPRDWVGIFKVGWSTTKDYHTFVWVEPSLDLIGLEPVRKQVLFTAYYLPKDDSAFYQFCYVDSTGQVRGASTPFCFKTPGEQSTDCSLENDLLVIITQEKVEQREREKEELVMELGKLKEQNETLRSALKEQQQEIDHLKEQVEKSEREKEELTMELGLLKEQNETLTCALKEQQQEIDHLKESKKELVQLVSKLEQQQENTREHEELAQNAKSLVESQRGQEESKEELVQLVSKLEQQQQNTREHEELAQNAKSMDESQRGQESLTTICEKYEQALIKIKQLKKERKELKGQIEVQSVEIAPLSPRLKESEQESHKLKDHIQLLQVDLQSSEKEKEKLSAALHRVCGVTHDLQDLKTGNKALRRSLSEQEQQPLQMVDSDWKEQYQALLGQLEEAQTLLHKELQASNNTRKRAEQAERELEELKECMESTAMTSDQTKQKSSKLEMQLSELNEIIEEKENMAEIAKVEKEELSRENQDLKRDIERLRKEFDDVQAAPVPMQHPNPYGSSTDPTPNKDPYETPGTATNLEEELSLECRHCHESFPGITQDELELHEHSHRVCPFCMLICDGMEQALYEDHVYSHEV